A stretch of DNA from bacterium:
CGTCAGCACGGATCACGCGCCGGCCACCCGGGCGCAGAAACAGCACGGGGACATCTGGGCGTGTCCGTTCGGGCTGCCGGGCGTCGAAACGACGCTCTCGCTGATGCTGACCGCGGCCGCGAACGGCCGCGTCACGCTCGAGCGGGTCGTGGACGCGCTGTGCGAGCAGCCCGCGCGGCTGTATGGATTCTATCCGCGCAAGGGGACGCTCGCCCCCGGGGCCGACGCCGACATTACGCTCGTCGACCCCGCCCGCCGGCGGCGGCTCGCCGACGCCGGCGTCGTCAGCAAGGCGGGGTGGACGCCGTACGCGGGCCGCGACGTGACCGGCGCCCCGGTGATGACGTTCGTGCGCGGCCGCCTGGTCGCGCGGGACGGACGGCCGGTCGCGGAACCCGGGTGGGGGCGGTGGCTGCCGGGCGCGGGCGCACGCGAGGGGGCCGCCCCGTGAGCCTCGACTTTCTCGTCACATCGCTGATCGTGGTCGTGTCGCCCGGCACCGGGGTGCTGTATACGCTGGCGGCCGGCCTGTCGCGCGGCTCACGCGCAAGCGTCGTCGCCGCGTTCGGCTGCACGCTGGGCATCGTCCCGCACATGGCCGCGGCGATCATGGGGCTGGCGGCGCTCCTGCACGCGAGCGCCGTGGCCTTCCAGGCCCTCAAGTATCTGGGCGTGATCTATCTACTGTATATGGCCTGGAGCGCGCTGCGGGATCGGGGCGCGCTCCGCGTAGAGGAGACGCCCGGCGCCCGCTCGGCGGCGCAGGTGATCGTCACCGCGATCCTGATCAACATTCTCAATCCGAAGCTGTCGATCTTCTTCTTCGCCTTCCTGCCGCAGTTCGTGAGCGCCAGCGAGCCGCACGCGCTCTCGCGAATGCTGGAGATGAGCGCCGTGTTCATGCTGCTGACGTTTGTCGTCTTCGTGGGATACGGGCTGTTCGCCGCGTCGGTCCGCAGGCACGTCATCTCGCGTCCCCGCGTGTTGACGTGGATGCGGCGCACGTTCGCCGGCGCGTTTGTCGCGCTCGGCATCAAACTCGCGTTCGCCGATCGCTAACCCGGCAGTTCGCTCAGGCGCTTTTGCAGAAACCGCCGCTCCGGCTCCTGCCCCACGAGCGCGAGGGCTCGAGTATACGACGCGCGGGCGTCCGCGGTTCTGCCCAGCCGCCGGCAGAGGTCCGCGCGCGCCGCGTGCGCGAGATGGTAGTCGCCGAGGTCCCCGCGCGCCAGCAGGGCGTCGATGAGCGCCAGTCCGGCCGCGGGGCCTTCGCGCATCGCCACGGCCGCGGCGCGGTTCAGTTCCACGACCGGCGACGGATACGCGGCCTGCAGCACGTCGTAGAACCCGACGATGCGGCCCCAATCGGTCGCCGAGGCGGACGGCGCTTCCGCGTGCACCGCCGCGATCGCCGCCTGAAGCGTGTAGGGGCCGACGCGCCGCGACGCCAGGGCCCGTTCCACGAGGGCCACTCCCTCGGCGATCTGCTCCCGGTTCCAGAGCGAGCGGTCTTGATCGTCGAGCAGCACCAGCTCGCCCGACGGTGAGGTGCGCGCCGCGCGGCGCGACTCGTGCAGCAGCATCAGCGCGAGCAGCCCCATCACCTCGGGCTCCGGCAGCAATTCTAAGATTAGGCGGCCGAGACGGGTCGCTTCGGCGGAGAGGTCCGCCCGCACGAGCGACGGACCGGCCGACGGAGCGTACCCTTCGGTGAACACGAGGTAGACGACGCGCAGCACGCTGTCCAGGCGGGCGGGCAGATCCTCCTTCGGCGGCACCTGGTAGGGGATCCGCGCGTCGCGGATCTTCCGTTTGGCGCGGACGATGCGCTGCGCCATCGTGGGGGCCCCGGCGAGGAAGGCGCGCGCGATCTCCTCGGTTGTAAGTCCGCAGACCTCGCGCAGCGTGAGCGCCGCCTGCGCCTCCGGCGCGAGCGCAGGGTGGCAGCACGTGAAGATCAGCCGGAGCCGGTCGTCCTCGAGCTCGCCGTGCTCCCGTCCGGCCGCGTCGGCGGCGCCGAGTTCGAGGTCCTCGGCGATCTTGACGAGCGACGCGTCGAACCGCGCCCGCCGGCGCAGCGTATCGACCCCCTTGAAGCGGCCCGTCGAGACGAGCCACGCGCGCGGGTTGGCCGGCACGCCGTCGCGGGGCCACTGCTCGACCGCCGCGGTGAAGGCGTCGTGCATCGCTTCCTCGGCGAGGTCGAAGTCGCCCAGCAACCGGATCAGGGTGGCGAGGACGCGCCGCGACTCGGCGCGGTACACCATATCGACCGCCTCACGCGCCTGTTCGGCAGAGTTTCCACTGTGCGGCTTCATCGACAGCGCAATCACGGTCCTTTACCCCGGCTCCTCAACCGGCCGGATCTCGATGCTGCCAAACTGGGCTTCCGGCATCCTGGCCGCGACCCGGACGGCGTCGTTGAGGTCGCGGGCCTGGATCAGGACAACGCGGTGCAGCCGTTCCTCGGGATCGGCGGCGGGGCCTTCGGCGGCGGGGCCTTCGGCGGCGGACAGCCTGCCGTTCCGAACCCGGACGGTCAGGGCGTCCCGGCCGTGCGCCGCCGCCCCATCAGGGTCTTTCTTCTTATTGTAAATCAGGCACGCGTATTTCATAGCTCCCTCGGATAGAAGCGGTAACCGCATACAGTAGTCGTTTGGAGAGGTGTCGGATCGACATGCAGGGCCGGCCCAGGCCGGCGGTAGGCCGGCGGGCATGTCGATTTCGCGCCGCGCGTACGACTATAGAGTGGAAGAAGAACGGAGAGGAGCTTCTGAAGAAGGGGTGCGTGCCGGCATGTGGACCCGGTACCTGGTGCCGCTGGGCCGCGTAGCGTTTGCCGCGGTCTTCATCGTGTTCACGCCGCCCGATTTCACGCCGCAGGGCATCGCCGAGGCCGCGCAACAAGGGGTGCCGCTGGCGCCGGTCTTGGTGCCGCTGGCCGGTCTGATCGCGCTGGCCGGCGGGGCGAGCGTCATTTTGGGGCGCAGTTTGGGTTCTTTCTGGCCAACACATCGAGGATCGGCACCGCGCTGCTCATCGCGTATTTCGGGGCGGGGCCGTTCAGCCTCGACGAGCGCGCCGCGGCGCCGCGGCCAAAGGACTGACCGGCGCCGGGCCCAAAAGCACCCGGCATGGCCGACCCGATTCAGGAGATCGTGCAGGAACGCGAGCGGGCACGGGAGCGCGGCGATCCGCTCGCCGAGGTGTGCTACCTGGTCACCGTGGCGTCGGCCGACCGCGCGGAGGCGCGCGCCCTGACGCTCCGGGACATCACCGAACGCGGCATCGGCGTCATGGTCAACCGCACGAGTCCCAAATGGCTGCAGCTGTCGCAGACCGAGACCGCCACCGTGCTGATCCACTGGCCGAGCGTGCGGCGCCAGTACCGGATCTGGGGAACGGTCGCGCCGATGGAGCCGGAGCGGGTCGACGCGTACTGGCGGCGCAAGACCCACGGCTCCAAGCTGCTGGAGTACTACTATACGGAATTCCAGCCCCAGAGCGGGACGATCGCCTCGCGCGAGGAGTTTCTGGCGGGGATCGAGGCGCTGCGCCGGCGCTATCCGAACCTCGACGCCGTGCCGCCGCCGCCCAGTCTGGCGGGGATCTACGTGGTGCCCCGCGAGATCGAGCTCTGGCACGGCTCGGAGGAGCGGCTCCACGACCGCCGGCGGTACCGCCGGTCCGGCGCGGACTGGGAGTGCACGACGCTCGTTCCGTGATGTCGAAAACGGCCCCGCCCGTTCGACTACATGACGAACGAGACGCGCGAACGGAGGAGAACAGATGCGGTTCATGATGCTGATGATCCCGAAGGGCTACGAAAAGGCGCACCCCGGCGCGGTGCCGAGCGCCGAGGCGGTCGACGCGATGATGAAGTACAACGAAGCGCTGCGGACGGCCGGCGTGCTGCTGGCGCTCGACGGGCTGCACCCGCTCTCGGCGGGCGCGCGGGTGGAGTTCTCCGGCGGCAAGCACATCGTGACGGACGGGCCGTTCATCGAGGCGCGGGAGGCTCTCGGCGGGTACTGGATGATCGACGTGCCGTCGAAGGCCGAGGCCGTCGCGTGGGCGTCGCGGTGTCCGGGAGACGACTGCACGATCGAGGTCCGTCAGGTGTTCGAGATGTCGGAGTTTCCGGAAGACGTCCAGAAGGTCGCGGCCAAGTACCCCGAAGTCGGGCGGCACGTGGAGCAGCGGAAGGAGAAGAAATGAAGTACATGCTTTTGGTCTACGGGAACGAACAGGCCTGGGATGAGGCCGAGCGAGAGCAGTGCTATAAGGATTCCGCGCAGGTGGCGCACGATCTCAGAGCGGCCGGCCTGGACGCCGTCGCCGCCCCCCTGCATCCGGTCGCAACGGCGACGAGCGTGCGCGTGCGGGAGGGCAAGCGGTTCGTCACCGACGGACCGTTCGCGGAGACGCGCGAGCAGCTCGGCGGTTACTTCATCGTCGACGTTCGGGATCTGGACGACGCGATCGCGATCGCCGGCCGGCTCCCGAGCGCGCGCCTCGGCACGATCGAGATCCGGCCGATCATGGAGATCCCCGGCCTGCCCTCGCACTGAGCGGAGCGGCGGCGGCGGTCAGCGCGCCGGTCCCGCCGGACTGGGCCCTCGAGCCGGAGCGCGATGGTGCGATCGGTAGGCCTGCGCCTTCATGCGGTTCCCGCAGATCGACATGACGCACCACCGGCCGGAGCGGTTTTTCGAGTGGTCGTAGAACGCCCAGTGGCAGCGCCGGCACGCCTTCAGCCGGTCCCACGTCCCGTCCATCTGCGCGGCCATCGCGGCGGCCAGCAGGCGTCCCAGCGCGCCGACCACCCCCGCGGCCTCCGGTTCCAGCCGCATCGTCCCGTCGCGCCGGAACCGGATGACGAGGCGCGCATCCCGGGCGAGACGGCCGAGCGCCGCGGCGGCCGCGCCGCCCGCGGGCACGCGGTTGTGTGCGAGGGTGAGCCGCCGAAGGGCTTCGCGGACCTCCAGCGCGCGCCGCAGATCGGCGCCGCCGACGCGCGCGGTGCGCTCGAGCAGCCCGTGCGCCGCCAGCCACCGGCGGAGATCGGCCGGTGCGACGAACTCGTCCGTGCGCAGGCCGAGGTGCGACCGCTCGACGTTGTAGGTGTTGATGAACTGCTGCACCAGGCGCAGCGCTCGCGGCGCCGGCCGCCGTCCCCCCGGTTCCATCCGCACCCCTCCGTTCTGCCGGTCCCATCGTAGCACGGCCGACGGGCGCCGGAGCAGGAGGGATAACCTATGTTATAAAATTGATGGTTACTTGAACCGTGCGAGGTCCAGGCGTATGCGACGGCTGGTGGCGCTGCTTCTGGTTGTTGCCGCACTTCCGTTCACCGCCCGTTCCGGCAGGGCCCAGGACGTGAGCGGTCTCTATCAGGCGACGGCGATCGTTACGGGCTCGGACCGGCGCTACCGCAATGTCGGATTCGCGCGGTGCCTGCGGGAGGTGCTGGTGAAGGTCTCCGGGGAGCCCCGGCTCGGCCGCGATCCGCGGGTCGACCGGCTGGCCGCGGAAGCGAATATCTTCATCGGATCCTTTACCTACGTGGATCAGATGGCCGGCATCAAGCACAAAGACGACCAGGGAACCTATGATCGGCCGTTCGATCTCACCGTGCGCTTCGTCCCGGCGCTGATCGACAAGATCCTCGCGGATCTGGGAGAACGGCCGTGGCCCGGTGCGCGGCCGGCGATCGTGCCGGTGCTCACGATCCGCGGCTACAGCACCGCCTACGCGCTGACCGCGGAGACGCCCGCGGGAGCCGACCTGCGGACCTCCTTCGCCGCCATCGGGCGCGACTTCGGCATGCGGGTGCGGTTCCCGGCCGCGTCCGAGTTCGACGCCGCGGGCGCGGCGGGCCCCTCGACGGGGCAGTCCTCACCCGGCGACGCGGTCGTCGCCGGCACGCTGGTCTTCGAACGGACGCTCCCGGGGTGGGTCGGGGCGTGGCAGATGCGGTACGGCGGGGTCGACTACGCGTGGGGCATTCGCGGCGTCAACTTCGACGAGGCGTTCCGCGACGTCGTGCGCGGCGTGGTGCGGGTCGCATCCGGGCACGGCGCGCCGGATTGACCCAGGACGGATCCCGATCGCGGGCGTCCTAACCGCGCGTCAATCTACGCGTCGTCGTATCGGTCGTATCCCGAGGGATCTTTCACGATCTTCGCCGGTTTCTCGCCGAGCACTTTCTTCAGGAGGTCGAGCGCGTTCCGTTTCGATTCTTCGGCGCTCTCGTCCATCGCCTTGCCCGCTTCCTGGAAGGTCTTGTTGGTGACCGACTTTCCTGTGGGTTCGGCTCCGGCGTGCCCCGCTCCCATGGGGTTGTCCGGCATCTTGCATCCGCAGTTGTAACACATCGCTTTACCCACCCCCAACCGGTTTCCGGCGCGGCCCGACCGTCGCGCCTGGACTCGCTTGTACTTTCTCCTTCGGCGTCGATGATTAACCGACCCTCAACCGAGGACGTCGCACCGCGCCCGGCGTATCTGATCCGGCATGAAGAACAACGCAGCCCGCGCGTCGCAGTTCACAAGGATCGGTTACCTCGACATCCCCGGCGGCGGCCAGGTAGTTGTCGACGGCCGCTGGGCCTACGTCGGGCATATGGCGCCGCCGCACGGCACCAGCATCATCGACGTCGCCGACCCGCGCGCGCCGCGGCTCGTGGCGGAGATCTCGATCCCGGGCAACATCCACTCACACAAAGTGCGCGTGCTCGGCGATCTCATGCTGGTCAACCACGAACGGTACCCGTCGCACGGCGCGGGCCCGTCGGGCGCCCCCGTGGATGAGCCCGCGGTGGGCCTCACGCTCTACGACATCGCGGATCGCGCGAAGCCGCGTCCGATCGGCCGGTTCCCCACCGCGGCCCGCGGCGTCCACCGCTTCGACCTCGCCGGGACGCGCGTCTTTCTCTCGACGGAGTGGGAAGGCTTCTCGACCAACATCCTCTCCATCGTGGACGTGGCGCGCCCGGCGCATCCCGAGCTGGTGAGCCGGTGGTGGCTGCCCGGCCAGCACGTCGCAGCCGGTGAGCGGCCGCCGATCGGCGGCCGCCATTATTGGATGCACCTAGCGCTCGCCCGCGGCGAGCGGGCCTACGCGGCGTGCGGGCAGGCCGGCGCTGTGATCATCGACATCTCGGATCTGCGCGCGCCCCGTACGATCGGCTCGGCGGCCTGGAACCCGCCGTACACGTCTCCGACGCACACCGTCCTGCCGCTGCCGCATTCGATCCGCGGCCGCCGGTTCGCCGTTGTCACCGACGAAGACGTCACGGACGACGTCCTCGAGGATCCGCCGGCGTTCATGTGGGTGCTCGACATCACGAACGAAGCGCGCCCGGTGCCGGTCGCGACCTATCAGGCGGATCCGGAGGGTCTCGTCGTGCCGGGCCGCCGGTTTGGGGCGCACCAGCCGTGGGAGGACGTGGGACCGGACAACGTCGTCTTTCTCGCCTGGTTCAGCGGCGGCGTGCGCGCGGTCGACGTCTCGAACCCCTACGCGCCGCGCGAGGTGGGCTGCTACGTGCCCCCGGCGCCGGACGGCGAGCCCGCGCCGCAGACCAACGACATCTTCGTCGACGGCCGCGGCCTCGTCTATGCGATCGACCGGTACCGCGGTCTCAGCGTCCTCGAGTTCGCCCCGTACGCGGCCAGGTAACGACCCGCACCGGCGTGACGGCGAGCACGGGGCGCTCTTCGAGGCGCATCGTCCGGTACTGACGGTACTTCAGCCGGAGCGCACGCAGCGCCGCGGCATGCCCGGCCGCGCCCGGCCGCAGCACGCGCGCGGTGCCGAAGACGAGGACGTACCAGAGGCGCCGCCAGTCCTCCCGATACGCGTCGACGACTAGGGCGACGTGCGGATTGGCGACGATGTTGCGGACCCGCTTGAGGCGCAACGGGGCCGCGCGCTTCGGTTTCTCGTCGATCGGGGTGTAGAGGCGCCGGCCGACGGCCGCGAAGCAGATCGGAACAACGTGCGGACGGCCGCGCCGGTCCGCGGTGGCGAGCCGAGCCACGCGCGCGCGGGCGAGGACGATCCGCAGACCCGCTACGCGGAGCCCAGCCACCGCTCGGCCAATGTGATGAGGGCGGTGTGGTCCTCGGCGGCCAGACCGGCCTGAGATGCGGCCCGCCAAGCCTGCCGCACCACCTCGCCCAGGATCATCGGGACGTCGAGACCCGCGGCCACGTCGAGGCAGATGTCGAGGTCCTTCAGGTACTGCGCGACCGTGAAGCCGGCGGTAAAGCGGCGCGGCAGCATGTGCTGGGCGACCTTGTTCTCCGTCGTGTAGCTGCGGCCGGTCGAGCGGTTCACGGCCTCGAGCATCCGCTCGGGCGCGAGTCCCGCCCGCCGGGACAGGGCGACGGCTTCGACGGCGCTCCAGATCGTCGTCGCGGACATGAGGTTGTTGATCGTCTTGGCGACGTCGCCGTCTCCGGGCGCGTCGCCGACGTGGACGATCCGGCCGAAGACTTCCAGGACCGGCCGCTGCGATTCGAGGAGCGCCGCGGGCCCGCCCACCATCACGCACAGCGTGCCCTGCTCGGCGCCCCGCACGCCGCCGGAGACCGGCGCGTCCAGGACGCCGACGCCGCGGCCGGCGAGGTCTGCCGCCAGCCGGCGCGTCACGCCCGGATGCGAGGACGTCATCTCGAGGAGCGTCTGCCCGGCGCGGACGGCCGCCACCAGGCCGTCTTCGCCGTACACGGCGCGCTCCACCGCCGGGCCGTCCGGCAGCATCGTGATGATCACGCCGGCGCGGCCGATGGCGTCGCCGATGCTCCCCGCGGCCGCCGCGCCGCCGGCGCGGGCGGCCGCGACCGCCTCCTCGCGAATGTCGTAGGCCGCCACCTCGTAGCCGGCGCCGATCAGGCGCCTGACCATCGGCTGTCCCATCCGGCCTAATCCGATAAACCCGATCCGGTTAGTCACCATAGCGCCTGTATTTCTGTGCCGCGCGGATCAGTTCATGCGGGGACGGCCGTATCGGGTCGGGACCCTATGCGGCGTCACGGCAAATCGCCATCCCAGGCTGGCGGCCTTTCGGGATGGCCGCGGGCCGCCCCGGGACTAGAGTACAGATAACGGCGGTGGGAACAGCGCCGCTCGAGACGCACCGGTCCACCATAGAGAGGGGAGACGGCCATGATGACGGCGAGACTGGCAAGAGTGATCCAGCGG
This window harbors:
- a CDS encoding NAD(P)-dependent oxidoreductase is translated as MVTNRIGFIGLGRMGQPMVRRLIGAGYEVAAYDIREEAVAAARAGGAAAAGSIGDAIGRAGVIITMLPDGPAVERAVYGEDGLVAAVRAGQTLLEMTSSHPGVTRRLAADLAGRGVGVLDAPVSGGVRGAEQGTLCVMVGGPAALLESQRPVLEVFGRIVHVGDAPGDGDVAKTINNLMSATTIWSAVEAVALSRRAGLAPERMLEAVNRSTGRSYTTENKVAQHMLPRRFTAGFTVAQYLKDLDICLDVAAGLDVPMILGEVVRQAWRAASQAGLAAEDHTALITLAERWLGSA
- a CDS encoding CGNR zinc finger domain-containing protein: MEPGGRRPAPRALRLVQQFINTYNVERSHLGLRTDEFVAPADLRRWLAAHGLLERTARVGGADLRRALEVREALRRLTLAHNRVPAGGAAAAALGRLARDARLVIRFRRDGTMRLEPEAAGVVGALGRLLAAAMAAQMDGTWDRLKACRRCHWAFYDHSKNRSGRWCVMSICGNRMKAQAYRSHHRAPARGPSPAGPAR
- a CDS encoding YciI family protein gives rise to the protein MKYMLLVYGNEQAWDEAEREQCYKDSAQVAHDLRAAGLDAVAAPLHPVATATSVRVREGKRFVTDGPFAETREQLGGYFIVDVRDLDDAIAIAGRLPSARLGTIEIRPIMEIPGLPSH
- a CDS encoding RNA polymerase sigma factor, with the protein product MVYRAESRRVLATLIRLLGDFDLAEEAMHDAFTAAVEQWPRDGVPANPRAWLVSTGRFKGVDTLRRRARFDASLVKIAEDLELGAADAAGREHGELEDDRLRLIFTCCHPALAPEAQAALTLREVCGLTTEEIARAFLAGAPTMAQRIVRAKRKIRDARIPYQVPPKEDLPARLDSVLRVVYLVFTEGYAPSAGPSLVRADLSAEATRLGRLILELLPEPEVMGLLALMLLHESRRAARTSPSGELVLLDDQDRSLWNREQIAEGVALVERALASRRVGPYTLQAAIAAVHAEAPSASATDWGRIVGFYDVLQAAYPSPVVELNRAAAVAMREGPAAGLALIDALLARGDLGDYHLAHAARADLCRRLGRTADARASYTRALALVGQEPERRFLQKRLSELPG
- a CDS encoding TIGR03668 family PPOX class F420-dependent oxidoreductase — encoded protein: MAGLRVAGLRIVLARARVARLATADRRGRPHVVPICFAAVGRRLYTPIDEKPKRAAPLRLKRVRNIVANPHVALVVDAYREDWRRLWYVLVFGTARVLRPGAAGHAAALRALRLKYRQYRTMRLEERPVLAVTPVRVVTWPRTGRTRGR
- a CDS encoding DUF2066 domain-containing protein; translation: MRRLVALLLVVAALPFTARSGRAQDVSGLYQATAIVTGSDRRYRNVGFARCLREVLVKVSGEPRLGRDPRVDRLAAEANIFIGSFTYVDQMAGIKHKDDQGTYDRPFDLTVRFVPALIDKILADLGERPWPGARPAIVPVLTIRGYSTAYALTAETPAGADLRTSFAAIGRDFGMRVRFPAASEFDAAGAAGPSTGQSSPGDAVVAGTLVFERTLPGWVGAWQMRYGGVDYAWGIRGVNFDEAFRDVVRGVVRVASGHGAPD
- a CDS encoding LysE family translocator, with translation MSLDFLVTSLIVVVSPGTGVLYTLAAGLSRGSRASVVAAFGCTLGIVPHMAAAIMGLAALLHASAVAFQALKYLGVIYLLYMAWSALRDRGALRVEETPGARSAAQVIVTAILINILNPKLSIFFFAFLPQFVSASEPHALSRMLEMSAVFMLLTFVVFVGYGLFAASVRRHVISRPRVLTWMRRTFAGAFVALGIKLAFADR
- a CDS encoding YciI family protein, which translates into the protein MRFMMLMIPKGYEKAHPGAVPSAEAVDAMMKYNEALRTAGVLLALDGLHPLSAGARVEFSGGKHIVTDGPFIEAREALGGYWMIDVPSKAEAVAWASRCPGDDCTIEVRQVFEMSEFPEDVQKVAAKYPEVGRHVEQRKEKK
- a CDS encoding YciI family protein, giving the protein MKYACLIYNKKKDPDGAAAHGRDALTVRVRNGRLSAAEGPAAEGPAADPEERLHRVVLIQARDLNDAVRVAARMPEAQFGSIEIRPVEEPG
- a CDS encoding pyridoxine 5'-phosphate oxidase C-terminal domain-containing protein, with translation MADPIQEIVQERERARERGDPLAEVCYLVTVASADRAEARALTLRDITERGIGVMVNRTSPKWLQLSQTETATVLIHWPSVRRQYRIWGTVAPMEPERVDAYWRRKTHGSKLLEYYYTEFQPQSGTIASREEFLAGIEALRRRYPNLDAVPPPPSLAGIYVVPREIELWHGSEERLHDRRRYRRSGADWECTTLVP